Part of the Triticum urartu cultivar G1812 chromosome 2, Tu2.1, whole genome shotgun sequence genome, CGGTCAACAACGTTTTCTGCAACACATCCTCTGTTGTAAATATTTTCTGCAACATCCCTTCGGGGAGGAGTGCCAAACCTTATTTGGCATCAAAAGCGCCACTTCTAGGTGTCTTCGCTAACTGGCACGCACTCCTTCTACATAATGGGCTGACCCATCTTTGTATCGCACTGTGTAGCATAATCCATGGCACAATTTTGGTTTTGTGAAGGTTCTAGAAGCTTTTGTACCAGTTTTTTGCTGTCTTTTGCTCGGGCTTTCTTCCTTTTTTCTTGTTTATTATTTTTTTATCTTTTTAAAGCAGTGAACTTTTTTCCCGAATTCAATATTTTTTTATCAAAATTAGAAAGCTTTAAactctgattttttttcaaatacacaATCTTTTTTAAAATTtacaaaaaattctaaaattcatgaacattttataaGTTCACTAACATTGTTTACTTCGTGAAATTTTGAAATCCATGAATTtattcaaattcatgaacatttgtTTACAAATTTTGAACAGTTTTGGTGAACGAGCCGTGCGGGGTTGGGGGCGCCAGGACTATATCTTACTTATAGCGAGACGTATGCTCGGCTTGCTGAAGGTTTTTTCTTCTTGCTAAAGTATAGGACAGGCCGTTGCGCAACCAAAGTGAACAAGTTGCGCTCGATCCCTTCACTttgttttttttcctgttttttcaGTTTTCTCTATTTCTTCAATGGTTTTCTTTGGCTTTCTTATTTTACATCTCTGGTTTTATTGTTTTCACCGGTTTTCTTCATTTTTACCGGCTTTTGCTTGGTtgttttattttctattttttcttgTGTTTCTTtaattttctttgttttttctttaTTTTCCATTTTCTTCACCGGTTTCTTACAGGTTTTTCTTCATTGTTATAAATTTGGTTTTCTTTTCGTTTTTCACTTGTTATCTTTCGTTCTTTATTATACTTTggttttctttatttcttttttagTTTTTTGCCTTCTTTTTTTCATAAAAGAAAATCAGCACATGTTAACTTTTTCTCAGAATACATTCAATATGTTTTGTGTAGTACATCAGAAACGTTTATTATATACTCCCTCCATAAACAAATATAAGAGTGTTCagatcactattttagtgatctaaacactcttatatttctttacggagggagtacacattaattttttttgaaatacatGATTTGCATTTTTAGGTCTACTTTTTTCATACACATGGAACATATTTGTTATATATAATACATTTTTCTAATATATGTTAAACATTTAAAAAAATATATTAATTTTTTAGTatatggtcaacattttttcatacacattgttttactattttttaaatacttgatctgtattttttaaatacacgattaatattttttaatacatggtcaacatttttatACATATTTAAAATTTTAAATACAAGATTAATACAAAAGTTTTAATGAATTTtcaacattttttgtatacacatttaacattttcaaatactTGGCTAACATTTTTTGAATGCATGGTCAACATCTTTTGAATACATATTGAAAAGCTGAAAAAACGTGTCAAAATATAATTTAAAAGGTGTCCAAGACGGGTATGGGTTACCAGTGGGTATTACCCACACACGGTCGGGTACGGTTATGGGAAAGATATGAAACCCCGGGTGCGGGTACGGATTTGGACGAAAAAATTTGGGATGGGAGCAtgtttagtttttttttcttcagaaaCACAGTACATATATTCATCTCTATGAACGTACGAACACACGCCCTATCTCTATAAGCATCTCTGAGAAACCGAGCAGTTGTGTCCTAGATTAATGAGGTCATCAAGACACCTCGCTCGATGAAAACATGGTCTCCCACAGAAATAATATTCCACTTTTATAAGCCCCAAATCTGCATTTAATCCCGGATGGACTGACAGTATCACTGCCCTCGTGCCATTTAACCACAAGTTGGTTCTCTTTGCTGAATGCTGAAGTTGGACACCATGTCGAGATCTGCACCTGCCTATTTGTTTACTGCCCACTATCGCTCAACTCCGCAACCAAATTCGACGTGCAACTGGGCAATAAGGGCACCCCCGATCCAAAACTGCAGTCGAGTGCAAAGCGACAGTGCATGGCTTTTAAGACCTTATCCTCGAATCTCTTGTTTAAGATAGACGCCCGCGTGCACGCATGCTCTGTACTTATTGTAGATCAGATCAGAGCAGAGTGCTCGTTGGTAGTAGTACTACTATTGGACACCAACACGCGCACTGCACGTGCGTTCACGCGAACCACAGTAAACTGCAGTCATCGTgccccgagctcgagctcgcaAGCTTCACGTGCTCCAGCCGGTTAACAATCTCCTCCGGCAGTCCGGCTGTTTAACAATTCCACCCGGATCACGATGCGGAGACGGGATTAACTAGCCCGTGGGCGGCTGTATAAACGAGTAGGTGTGCGGCACAGGCATGAGTGCACAGGAAGCAAACGCGAGTGCGCACAGAGCACAGTACCGCAGCTGCAGCACGCAAAGAGAGCCGAGCTAGGGACAGCAGGGATGGGGTTCCTCCTGCTGCTTTACGTCCTCCtggtcgccgccgccgcggcgagAGCTCCGGCGGTGCGGGCGTGGGGCGAGGAGGGCCACTTCATGACCTGCAAGATCGCCGAGGTACGTGCGTCACCCACCCGACCTGCACCAGCGCCAGCTTCCAGCTCGAGTGGTCAATGGTCGGTCCCATCTGATTTTTCTTGGGTGAACTGAATAATGGCGGGGCTGAGATCGATTCCCCGTGCAGGGCTTCCTGACGAGCGAGGCGTCGGCGGCGGTGAAGGAGCTCCTGCCGGAGTGGGCCAACGGCGAGCTCGCGGCGGCGTGCTCGTGGCCGGACGCCGTGCGGCGCCAAATGCCGTGGTCCAGCTCCCTGCACTTCGCCGACACCCCCGGTGACTGCAAGTTCAGCTACGCCAGTATGTGCTCGCTCCTCTCCTCCCTACTGTCCTACATAGATACTCTGAAGTCTGAACCCTTTCCCATCCACTCCCATAAGCTTGTGTTGACATTGATCCAGACCTTGCAAGTAATTCCTACATACTGGTTCTTGATCGACTCGCAAGTAGTACTGGTTGGTCATTTTTCTTGGTCCACATTCATACTTGTTTGAAGAAAATTTCTGTAAATGTTTTATACCCGCACGAATCGAATCTCATTTGTATGAACTGAATTAGTTGAGTGTCAATTTTGAAATAGTTAGCACCAGTACTCCCtccataaagaaatataaaagcatttagatcactatttacggagggagtacttcttAGTCAAACTGCAAAACCGAATCTGGTTTCGCGGCCTTTGACCACCGGCTCCAGAGCTCAAGAGTGTGCGCCTGACGTGCAGTTACGGAAGAGTGCTAATTTGTTGAACGGGACGCGCCACTGATATACCCTTTTTATCTGAACTGAGCAGGGGACTGCCACGGCACCAAAGGGGAGAAGGACATGTGCGTCGTCGGAGGCATCAACAACTACACCGCCGCGCTGCAGGACTCCTCAAGCCCATGTATGTAACCGTCGTCGGATTATACGTATGTGCTGATAGAGCACATGACAACTTAGTTTCCTGACAGTATGGTATGGCTAATCAGATAATCGGACGGAGAGCTTGCTGTTCCTGTCGCACTTCCTGGGCGACATCCACCAGCCCATGCACTGCGCCCGCATCGCCGACCTCGGCGGCAACACCATCGTCGTCCACTGGTACAACACGACCAAGACCAACCTTCATAAGGTACGTACGCCACCGCTCCGCAGTGCAATCAACCAGCGCTCAGTTGGAGCCACGCATTGCTCTTCTCTGCTGTTCCCCTGTCTAACATAGCATGGTTCAGGTGTGGGATGTGAACGTCATCCAAACAGCCCTCAACAGGTTCTACAAGGACGACCTCAGCACCATGATCAACGCCATCAAGCTCAACCTTACCGTAAGCTTATCAATCACTTCAGGCTTCATCTTTAGCCAACCTTGAGCTTTGATCGAGTTCTtgagtttcttttctttttctcgtaCAGAACGAGTGGTGTAAAGAAGAGAACCAGTGGGCGGCGTGCTATACTCGAACGACGACTTGTGCTGACAAGTAACTAAGCTCATCATAGCAATCTGCCTGAATCTAATTTGAGCAGCAGCTCTGAATCTTCAGAAGCTGACGGATGGAAGCTAATGTTTGCAGATATGCCGAGGAGAGCGCGGAGCTGTCGTGCCCCGCGTACGTGGGCGCTGAGCAAGGATCCAACTTGGAAGGTAACAAGTGATGAACAATTTGTGATTTGTATGGAAGAAGTGTGGTCGATCAGTCGTCTTGGGATTAAACTGCCTATGCATGCAGATGAGTACTTCTTCAAAGCGCTGCCGATCGTTGAGAAGAGGATTGCCCAGGGAGGCGTCAGGCTGGGGGCGATCCTCAACCAGATCTTCAGTGGGAAGAGCAACAGCAGGATTCAGAGCAGCTAAGGTCCATTAGACGAAACTAACGAAGGGGGGCGTGCAAGGGGTTAGCCCGCGTTATGAATAATAATAGGATTATCATGTTCGTCTGGCCATGCCGACTTCATACTGTGTAAGTGAGTTGGTCAGTGGGTACTTTTTGTGATCAAAACCAGTACTTCCTGAACGTGATGAAGTAAATTAATTAGTGCTAGAGGTTACTAGTGACAGCGAATATGTGTACTAAATTACAGTTACAACACACTGCAACAAGCACCTGGAGGAACACATACAAGCGTGTGTGACAAGGTAGATCGGCGGCGGCGCCAGCGGGAGGTCTACCGTGCCTCCATGGTCCTAAGACGAGAGGAGACGAGATAGATCCACCACGCCTCCATGGTACAAGGGGCCGGAATCCACCTCGCTCCATGGTCCTAAGACCACAAGAGACGAGGTAGATCGGCAGCGCCGCCGGCGGGAGGCATGAAAAATCCTAAAGCTTGGGTGCCCTTGTGTAGTTCGACGACCAAAAAGTAGCAACCCGTGCAGTGTCGGGTTTGAAAATGTGCAAACTACTAAATTGCACGATGAAAAATTGAATGCAATTTCATGCTTCATAATGTGCAGGCCAGCCAATTTGACATTCTAAGCCTAGAATTGCAAAACCGGAAATGTGCAAACCTGGGCTGTAGACAGCCGCGATTGCACATTTCAATCTCGATGAGCTACAACCTAGCTAAAAAGCAAACATAAACACCAAACTAAAACCAGCGGGGCCTGGACACGCTTGGGGCTTTTTGATTTTTTGCCACAACTTTCTTTGGGCTTTAACAATTTGCCACCCTTTAGATTGTAATTGATCCATTGCCATCTTTTACATTGAACTTTGCTATTTTGCCCTCTGTGAGATGGATCCTGCAACAAATGTCCAACATACCCTTTTCCCTGGATTGACCACGAACTGGGAGGTCTCGATCTCTGGTCGTTCCCCTTCCTCTCGCCCGCAAGAACTCGCGAAGACGACAGCGACGGCGAGTTGCGGTCGGGGCTTCTCGACGGCGGCGACGACTTGCACTTGGTGGTCCTCCACGCCGGCGGCCGGATCCAGCCCAGGAAGGTgttgccctctctctctcgccCCCTCCCTCCCGTCCCCTAGGGTTACGCGACTCGGGCCCGGGCTTGGCCGCCGGCCGCCGAGTGCACTGCTCCCGCTGCTGCTTGTGCTGCCGCTGCGGGGGCTGCTTGAGCCGCTGCTtgtgcgccgccgccgctgcttgTAAGATCTTGCCCGGCGAGGAGCAGCAAGGGTCGGCGAGGAGCAGCAGGAAGGTGCAGGAGAGAGTGCAGCACGAGTTCATCCCTCCCCTGTATTATGTTTGGGTCAAACAATGTACAAGGGCATACTAATCCTTTATTTTCTTCACTTATGTTGTCTATTATTTTCAAAGTTTGTTTTTGTGTTGAAAAGTGGCAAAAGATCAAAGTCCAAACAAAAAAGTGTCATCAGATCAATTACAAAGTAAAAGATGGTAAATTACCAAAGTCCAAGAAAAGTGGTGGCAAATAATCAAATCCCCCACACGCTTGAGGCCACTGTGGACGCGCTTCAGAGCGTCGCTCGACGTTTTGCCCCCCACGGCCCCACCCCCGGTGAGCTAGCGTCGCGTTGCTCCTTTTATCCGTTTGCAAGATGCTCTTTTCCTTTCTTTGGGGCTTGTTGTGTTGTACTCCAAGCAAACTTTCTATATCAGATTTCTACTTTGACTTGACTAGATTAATCTTGAACTATTGGACATACTAGTAAGCGTGCACGTGTGAATCGTAGAAATAAAATTCTTAAGTCATCCTAGTTAAGATATAATTATCTCGTATCGAACATGCACACAATGGATTTCTCAAGCAGACAACCATACAGAATTAACAAAACCCATTAATTCAACAGTACCTTAGGCAAACTACAAGTCAGACCAGAGATGTACAGCAGAACCAACTCCAACTCTGCCTAACGACCGGCAAAGGTATTCTACAATATAATGGTTACAGAATCACAATAATCACCAAAAGAGAGTGGAAAGCATGGACACATTGGGTACTATTTTCTCAAAACTAGGTGTAATATTACACCTAGTTTCTGGTTCTGCATATGTTGCATGTGTCCATGGACTGAAAGCAAATAGACAAAGCTAAGGAACTAAACATATTGTGACATGTAACACCGTTGGTAAACTCATCGTGTTAGGTTGCAT contains:
- the LOC125534304 gene encoding endonuclease 4-like, with the translated sequence MGFLLLLYVLLVAAAAARAPAVRAWGEEGHFMTCKIAEGFLTSEASAAVKELLPEWANGELAAACSWPDAVRRQMPWSSSLHFADTPGDCKFSYARDCHGTKGEKDMCVVGGINNYTAALQDSSSPYNRTESLLFLSHFLGDIHQPMHCARIADLGGNTIVVHWYNTTKTNLHKVWDVNVIQTALNRFYKDDLSTMINAIKLNLTNEWCKEENQWAACYTRTTTCADKYAEESAELSCPAYVGAEQGSNLEDEYFFKALPIVEKRIAQGGVRLGAILNQIFSGKSNSRIQSS